The Macaca nemestrina isolate mMacNem1 chromosome 6, mMacNem.hap1, whole genome shotgun sequence genome window below encodes:
- the LOC105467247 gene encoding protocadherin alpha-10 isoform X16, translating into MVSRCSCLGVQCALLSFLLLTAWEVGSGQLHYSVYEEAKHGSFVGRITQDLGLELAELVPRLFRVASKTHGDLLEVNLQNGILFVNSRIDREELCGRSAECSIHLEVIVDRPLQVFHVDVEVKDINDNPPRFSVTEQKLSIPESRLLDSRFPLEGASDADVGENALLTYELSPNEYFVLDTINKKDKDKFPVLVLRKLLDREENPQLKLLLTATDGGKPEFTGSVSLLILVLDANDNAPIFDRPVYEVKMYENQVNQTLVIWLNASDSDEGINKEMMYSFSPLVPLTIRRKFWINERTGEIKVNDAIDFEDSNTYEIHVDVTDKGNPPMVGHCTVLVELLDENDNSPEVIVTSLSLPVKEDAQVGAVIALISVSDHDSGANGQVTCSLTPHVPFKLVSTYKNYYSLVLDSALDRERVSAYELVVTARDGGSPSLWATASVSVEVADVNDNAPAFAQSEYTVFVKENNPPGCHIFTVSARDADAQENALVSYSLVERRVGERALSSYVSVHSESGKVYALQPLDHEELELLQFQVSARDAGVPSLSSNVTLQVFVLDENDNAPALLASPAGSAGGAVSELVLRSVGAGHVVAKVRAVDADSGYNAWLSYELQLAAVGTRIPFRVGLYTGEISTTRTLDEDDLPHQRLLVLVKDHGEPALTATATVLVSLVEGSQAPKASSRASVGVAPEVALVDVNVYLIIAICAVSSLLVLTLLLYTALRCSAEPTESARGQVKPTLMCSSAMGSWPYSQQRRQRVCSGEGPPPPPPPPPPPPKTDLMAFSPSLPPCPVVDVDEEDQSIGGDHSRKGGGLPMMSRLDCTGYSQVTAQRILPLQPPE; encoded by the coding sequence ATGGTTTCCAGATGTAGCTGCCTGGGGGTCCAGTGTGCGCTGCTTTCGTTTCTTCTCCTCACAGCCTGGGAAGTGGGGAGCGGCCAGCTCCACTACTCCGTCTACGAGGAGGCCAAACACGGCTCCTTCGTGGGCCGTATCACGCAggacctggggctggagctggcgGAGCTGGTGCCGCGCCTGTTCCGGGTGGCGTCCAAAACACACGGGGACCTTCTGGAGGTAAATCTGCAGAATGGCATTTTGTTTGTGAATTCTCGGATCGACCGCGAGGAGCTGTGCGGGAGGAGCGCGGAGTGCAGCATCCACCTGGAGGTGATCGTGGACAGGCCGCTGCAGGTTTTCCATGTGGACGTGGAAGTGAAGGACATTAACGACAACCCGCCCAGGTTCTCCGTAACAGAACAAAAGCTCTCAATACCTGAATCCAGACTGCTTGACTCTCGATTTCCACTAGAAGGCGCATCTGATGCGGATGTTGGAGAGAACGCATTGCTTACTTACGAACTCAGTCCAAATGAGTATTTTGTTCTTGATACtataaacaaaaaagacaaagacaaattcCCAGTGCTTGTTCTGCGGAAGCTGCTGGATCGTGAAGAAAATCCTCAGCTAAAGTTGTTATTGACAGCAACTGATGGAGGCAAACCTGAATTTACCGGATCTGTTTCTTTGCTGATCCTGGTGTTAGATGCCAATGATAACGCTCCTATCTTTGACAGACCGGTTTATGAAGTTAAGATGTATGAAAATCAAGTGAACCAAACATTAGTTATATGGCTCAACGCTTCTGATTCGGATGAAGGAATAAACAAGGAAATGATGTATTCATTTAGCCCTTTGGTCCCACTCACGATAAGAAGGAAGTTTTGGATAAACGAAAGGACgggagaaataaaagtaaatgatgCTATTGACTTTGAGGACAGTAACACTTATGAAATTCATGTAGATGTTACAGATAAGGGAAACCCACCTATGGTTGGTCACTGCACAGTCCTAGTGGAACTACTGGATGAAAATGATAATTCACCTGAGGTGATTGTcacttctctgtctctcccagtgAAAGAAGATGCTCAAGTGGGCGCCGTCATTGCCCTGATCAGCGTTTCTGACCATGATTCAGGAGCCAACGGACAGGTCACCTGCTCTCTGACGCCCCACGTCCCCTTCAAGCTGGTGTCCACCTACAAGAATTACTACTCGTTGGTGCTGGACAGCGCCCTGGACCGCGAGAGAGTGTCGGCCTATGAGCTGGTGGTGACCGCGCGGGACGGAGGCTCGCCTTCGCTGTGGGCCACGGCCAGCGTGTCCGTGGAGGTGGCCGACGTGAACGACAACGCGCCGGCGTTTGCGCAGTCCGAGTACACGGTGTTCGTGAAGGAGAACAACCCGCCGGGCTGCCACATCTTCACGGTGTCTGCGCGGGACGCGGACGCGCAGGAGAACGCGCTGGTGTCCTACTCGCTGGTGGAGCGGCGGGTGGGCGAGCGCGCGCTGTCGAGCTACGTATCGGTGCACTCGGAGAGCGGCAAAGTGTACGCGCTGCAACCGCTGGACCACGAGGAACTGGAGCTGCTGCAGTTCCAGGTGAGCGCGCGTGACGCTGGCGTGCCGTCTCTGAGCAGCAATGTGACGCTGCAAGTGTTCGTGCTGGACGAGAACGACAACGCTCCCGCGCTGCTGGCGTCTCCCGCTGGCAGCGCGGGAGGTGCAGTCAGTGAGCTGGTGCTAAGGTCGGTGGGTGCAGGTCACGTAGTGGCGAAAGTGCGCGCAGTGGACGCTGACTCGGGATACAACGCGTGGCTGTCTTATGAATTGCAGTTGGCGGCGGTTGGCACACGCATCCCGTTCCGCGTGGGGCTGTACACGGGCGAGATCAGTACGACGCGCACTCTAGATGAGGATGACTTGCCACACCAGCGCCTATTGGTGCTGGTAAAGGACCACGGCGAACCGGCGCTGACGGCCACGGCCACTGTGCTTGTGTCGCTTGTGGAGGGTAGCCAGGCACCCAAGGCCTCGTCGCGGGCTTCAGTGGGCGTAGCGCCCGAGGTGGCTCTGGTGGACGTCAACGTGTACCTGATCATTGCCATCTGCGCGGTGTCCAGCTTGCTGGTGCTCACGCTGCTGCTGTACACTGCACTGCGGTGCTCGGCGGAGCCCACCGAGAGCGCACGTGGGCAGGTGAAGCCCACACTGATGTGCTCTAGCGCGATGGGGAGCTGGCCTTACTCGCAGCAGAGGCGGCAGAGGGTGTGTTCTGGGGAgggcccgcccccgcccccgcccccgcccccgcccccgcccaaGACTGACCTCATGGCCTTCAGCCCCAGCCTTCCACCGTGCCCAGTGGTAGATGTGGACGAGGAAGATCAGTCTATTGGAGGAGACCACTCTAGGAAG
- the LOC105467247 gene encoding protocadherin alpha-10 isoform X17 produces MVSRCSCLGVQCALLSFLLLTAWEVGSGQLHYSVYEEAKHGSFVGRITQDLGLELAELVPRLFRVASKTHGDLLEVNLQNGILFVNSRIDREELCGRSAECSIHLEVIVDRPLQVFHVDVEVKDINDNPPRFSVTEQKLSIPESRLLDSRFPLEGASDADVGENALLTYELSPNEYFVLDTINKKDKDKFPVLVLRKLLDREENPQLKLLLTATDGGKPEFTGSVSLLILVLDANDNAPIFDRPVYEVKMYENQVNQTLVIWLNASDSDEGINKEMMYSFSPLVPLTIRRKFWINERTGEIKVNDAIDFEDSNTYEIHVDVTDKGNPPMVGHCTVLVELLDENDNSPEVIVTSLSLPVKEDAQVGAVIALISVSDHDSGANGQVTCSLTPHVPFKLVSTYKNYYSLVLDSALDRERVSAYELVVTARDGGSPSLWATASVSVEVADVNDNAPAFAQSEYTVFVKENNPPGCHIFTVSARDADAQENALVSYSLVERRVGERALSSYVSVHSESGKVYALQPLDHEELELLQFQVSARDAGVPSLSSNVTLQVFVLDENDNAPALLASPAGSAGGAVSELVLRSVGAGHVVAKVRAVDADSGYNAWLSYELQLAAVGTRIPFRVGLYTGEISTTRTLDEDDLPHQRLLVLVKDHGEPALTATATVLVSLVEGSQAPKASSRASVGVAPEVALVDVNVYLIIAICAVSSLLVLTLLLYTALRCSAEPTESARGQVKPTLMCSSAMGSWPYSQQRRQRVCSGEGPPPPPPPPPPPPKTDLMAFSPSLPPCPVVDVDEEDQSIGGDHSRKGKPSQVHFPTLKDSTFHVTSSSPIPIIR; encoded by the coding sequence ATGGTTTCCAGATGTAGCTGCCTGGGGGTCCAGTGTGCGCTGCTTTCGTTTCTTCTCCTCACAGCCTGGGAAGTGGGGAGCGGCCAGCTCCACTACTCCGTCTACGAGGAGGCCAAACACGGCTCCTTCGTGGGCCGTATCACGCAggacctggggctggagctggcgGAGCTGGTGCCGCGCCTGTTCCGGGTGGCGTCCAAAACACACGGGGACCTTCTGGAGGTAAATCTGCAGAATGGCATTTTGTTTGTGAATTCTCGGATCGACCGCGAGGAGCTGTGCGGGAGGAGCGCGGAGTGCAGCATCCACCTGGAGGTGATCGTGGACAGGCCGCTGCAGGTTTTCCATGTGGACGTGGAAGTGAAGGACATTAACGACAACCCGCCCAGGTTCTCCGTAACAGAACAAAAGCTCTCAATACCTGAATCCAGACTGCTTGACTCTCGATTTCCACTAGAAGGCGCATCTGATGCGGATGTTGGAGAGAACGCATTGCTTACTTACGAACTCAGTCCAAATGAGTATTTTGTTCTTGATACtataaacaaaaaagacaaagacaaattcCCAGTGCTTGTTCTGCGGAAGCTGCTGGATCGTGAAGAAAATCCTCAGCTAAAGTTGTTATTGACAGCAACTGATGGAGGCAAACCTGAATTTACCGGATCTGTTTCTTTGCTGATCCTGGTGTTAGATGCCAATGATAACGCTCCTATCTTTGACAGACCGGTTTATGAAGTTAAGATGTATGAAAATCAAGTGAACCAAACATTAGTTATATGGCTCAACGCTTCTGATTCGGATGAAGGAATAAACAAGGAAATGATGTATTCATTTAGCCCTTTGGTCCCACTCACGATAAGAAGGAAGTTTTGGATAAACGAAAGGACgggagaaataaaagtaaatgatgCTATTGACTTTGAGGACAGTAACACTTATGAAATTCATGTAGATGTTACAGATAAGGGAAACCCACCTATGGTTGGTCACTGCACAGTCCTAGTGGAACTACTGGATGAAAATGATAATTCACCTGAGGTGATTGTcacttctctgtctctcccagtgAAAGAAGATGCTCAAGTGGGCGCCGTCATTGCCCTGATCAGCGTTTCTGACCATGATTCAGGAGCCAACGGACAGGTCACCTGCTCTCTGACGCCCCACGTCCCCTTCAAGCTGGTGTCCACCTACAAGAATTACTACTCGTTGGTGCTGGACAGCGCCCTGGACCGCGAGAGAGTGTCGGCCTATGAGCTGGTGGTGACCGCGCGGGACGGAGGCTCGCCTTCGCTGTGGGCCACGGCCAGCGTGTCCGTGGAGGTGGCCGACGTGAACGACAACGCGCCGGCGTTTGCGCAGTCCGAGTACACGGTGTTCGTGAAGGAGAACAACCCGCCGGGCTGCCACATCTTCACGGTGTCTGCGCGGGACGCGGACGCGCAGGAGAACGCGCTGGTGTCCTACTCGCTGGTGGAGCGGCGGGTGGGCGAGCGCGCGCTGTCGAGCTACGTATCGGTGCACTCGGAGAGCGGCAAAGTGTACGCGCTGCAACCGCTGGACCACGAGGAACTGGAGCTGCTGCAGTTCCAGGTGAGCGCGCGTGACGCTGGCGTGCCGTCTCTGAGCAGCAATGTGACGCTGCAAGTGTTCGTGCTGGACGAGAACGACAACGCTCCCGCGCTGCTGGCGTCTCCCGCTGGCAGCGCGGGAGGTGCAGTCAGTGAGCTGGTGCTAAGGTCGGTGGGTGCAGGTCACGTAGTGGCGAAAGTGCGCGCAGTGGACGCTGACTCGGGATACAACGCGTGGCTGTCTTATGAATTGCAGTTGGCGGCGGTTGGCACACGCATCCCGTTCCGCGTGGGGCTGTACACGGGCGAGATCAGTACGACGCGCACTCTAGATGAGGATGACTTGCCACACCAGCGCCTATTGGTGCTGGTAAAGGACCACGGCGAACCGGCGCTGACGGCCACGGCCACTGTGCTTGTGTCGCTTGTGGAGGGTAGCCAGGCACCCAAGGCCTCGTCGCGGGCTTCAGTGGGCGTAGCGCCCGAGGTGGCTCTGGTGGACGTCAACGTGTACCTGATCATTGCCATCTGCGCGGTGTCCAGCTTGCTGGTGCTCACGCTGCTGCTGTACACTGCACTGCGGTGCTCGGCGGAGCCCACCGAGAGCGCACGTGGGCAGGTGAAGCCCACACTGATGTGCTCTAGCGCGATGGGGAGCTGGCCTTACTCGCAGCAGAGGCGGCAGAGGGTGTGTTCTGGGGAgggcccgcccccgcccccgcccccgcccccgcccccgcccaaGACTGACCTCATGGCCTTCAGCCCCAGCCTTCCACCGTGCCCAGTGGTAGATGTGGACGAGGAAGATCAGTCTATTGGAGGAGACCACTCTAGGAAG
- the LOC105467247 gene encoding protocadherin alpha-10 isoform X20, giving the protein MVSRCSCLGVQCALLSFLLLTAWEVGSGQLHYSVYEEAKHGSFVGRITQDLGLELAELVPRLFRVASKTHGDLLEVNLQNGILFVNSRIDREELCGRSAECSIHLEVIVDRPLQVFHVDVEVKDINDNPPRFSVTEQKLSIPESRLLDSRFPLEGASDADVGENALLTYELSPNEYFVLDTINKKDKDKFPVLVLRKLLDREENPQLKLLLTATDGGKPEFTGSVSLLILVLDANDNAPIFDRPVYEVKMYENQVNQTLVIWLNASDSDEGINKEMMYSFSPLVPLTIRRKFWINERTGEIKVNDAIDFEDSNTYEIHVDVTDKGNPPMVGHCTVLVELLDENDNSPEVIVTSLSLPVKEDAQVGAVIALISVSDHDSGANGQVTCSLTPHVPFKLVSTYKNYYSLVLDSALDRERVSAYELVVTARDGGSPSLWATASVSVEVADVNDNAPAFAQSEYTVFVKENNPPGCHIFTVSARDADAQENALVSYSLVERRVGERALSSYVSVHSESGKVYALQPLDHEELELLQFQVSARDAGVPSLSSNVTLQVFVLDENDNAPALLASPAGSAGGAVSELVLRSVGAGHVVAKVRAVDADSGYNAWLSYELQLAAVGTRIPFRVGLYTGEISTTRTLDEDDLPHQRLLVLVKDHGEPALTATATVLVSLVEGSQAPKASSRASVGVAPEVALVDVNVYLIIAICAVSSLLVLTLLLYTALRCSAEPTESARGQVKPTLMCSSAMGSWPYSQQRRQRPQPSTVPSGRCGRGRSVYWRRPL; this is encoded by the exons ATGGTTTCCAGATGTAGCTGCCTGGGGGTCCAGTGTGCGCTGCTTTCGTTTCTTCTCCTCACAGCCTGGGAAGTGGGGAGCGGCCAGCTCCACTACTCCGTCTACGAGGAGGCCAAACACGGCTCCTTCGTGGGCCGTATCACGCAggacctggggctggagctggcgGAGCTGGTGCCGCGCCTGTTCCGGGTGGCGTCCAAAACACACGGGGACCTTCTGGAGGTAAATCTGCAGAATGGCATTTTGTTTGTGAATTCTCGGATCGACCGCGAGGAGCTGTGCGGGAGGAGCGCGGAGTGCAGCATCCACCTGGAGGTGATCGTGGACAGGCCGCTGCAGGTTTTCCATGTGGACGTGGAAGTGAAGGACATTAACGACAACCCGCCCAGGTTCTCCGTAACAGAACAAAAGCTCTCAATACCTGAATCCAGACTGCTTGACTCTCGATTTCCACTAGAAGGCGCATCTGATGCGGATGTTGGAGAGAACGCATTGCTTACTTACGAACTCAGTCCAAATGAGTATTTTGTTCTTGATACtataaacaaaaaagacaaagacaaattcCCAGTGCTTGTTCTGCGGAAGCTGCTGGATCGTGAAGAAAATCCTCAGCTAAAGTTGTTATTGACAGCAACTGATGGAGGCAAACCTGAATTTACCGGATCTGTTTCTTTGCTGATCCTGGTGTTAGATGCCAATGATAACGCTCCTATCTTTGACAGACCGGTTTATGAAGTTAAGATGTATGAAAATCAAGTGAACCAAACATTAGTTATATGGCTCAACGCTTCTGATTCGGATGAAGGAATAAACAAGGAAATGATGTATTCATTTAGCCCTTTGGTCCCACTCACGATAAGAAGGAAGTTTTGGATAAACGAAAGGACgggagaaataaaagtaaatgatgCTATTGACTTTGAGGACAGTAACACTTATGAAATTCATGTAGATGTTACAGATAAGGGAAACCCACCTATGGTTGGTCACTGCACAGTCCTAGTGGAACTACTGGATGAAAATGATAATTCACCTGAGGTGATTGTcacttctctgtctctcccagtgAAAGAAGATGCTCAAGTGGGCGCCGTCATTGCCCTGATCAGCGTTTCTGACCATGATTCAGGAGCCAACGGACAGGTCACCTGCTCTCTGACGCCCCACGTCCCCTTCAAGCTGGTGTCCACCTACAAGAATTACTACTCGTTGGTGCTGGACAGCGCCCTGGACCGCGAGAGAGTGTCGGCCTATGAGCTGGTGGTGACCGCGCGGGACGGAGGCTCGCCTTCGCTGTGGGCCACGGCCAGCGTGTCCGTGGAGGTGGCCGACGTGAACGACAACGCGCCGGCGTTTGCGCAGTCCGAGTACACGGTGTTCGTGAAGGAGAACAACCCGCCGGGCTGCCACATCTTCACGGTGTCTGCGCGGGACGCGGACGCGCAGGAGAACGCGCTGGTGTCCTACTCGCTGGTGGAGCGGCGGGTGGGCGAGCGCGCGCTGTCGAGCTACGTATCGGTGCACTCGGAGAGCGGCAAAGTGTACGCGCTGCAACCGCTGGACCACGAGGAACTGGAGCTGCTGCAGTTCCAGGTGAGCGCGCGTGACGCTGGCGTGCCGTCTCTGAGCAGCAATGTGACGCTGCAAGTGTTCGTGCTGGACGAGAACGACAACGCTCCCGCGCTGCTGGCGTCTCCCGCTGGCAGCGCGGGAGGTGCAGTCAGTGAGCTGGTGCTAAGGTCGGTGGGTGCAGGTCACGTAGTGGCGAAAGTGCGCGCAGTGGACGCTGACTCGGGATACAACGCGTGGCTGTCTTATGAATTGCAGTTGGCGGCGGTTGGCACACGCATCCCGTTCCGCGTGGGGCTGTACACGGGCGAGATCAGTACGACGCGCACTCTAGATGAGGATGACTTGCCACACCAGCGCCTATTGGTGCTGGTAAAGGACCACGGCGAACCGGCGCTGACGGCCACGGCCACTGTGCTTGTGTCGCTTGTGGAGGGTAGCCAGGCACCCAAGGCCTCGTCGCGGGCTTCAGTGGGCGTAGCGCCCGAGGTGGCTCTGGTGGACGTCAACGTGTACCTGATCATTGCCATCTGCGCGGTGTCCAGCTTGCTGGTGCTCACGCTGCTGCTGTACACTGCACTGCGGTGCTCGGCGGAGCCCACCGAGAGCGCACGTGGGCAGGTGAAGCCCACACTGATGTGCTCTAGCGCGATGGGGAGCTGGCCTTACTCGCAGCAGAGGCGGCAGAGG CCCCAGCCTTCCACCGTGCCCAGTGGTAGATGTGGACGAGGAAGATCAGTCTATTGGAGGAGACCACTCTAG